A window from Diachasmimorpha longicaudata isolate KC_UGA_2023 chromosome 5, iyDiaLong2, whole genome shotgun sequence encodes these proteins:
- the LOC135162988 gene encoding acyl-CoA Delta-9 desaturase isoform X2, with product MCNQKLFKSELRQAKGSRMAPNSRDGVTKNDVVNVKNHCDGGEEMKMYKPAIKWPDLVVQIFIHAGCGYGLYLIFTEAKWLTTLWAFLTIYISGFGITAGAHRLWSHRSYKATWPLRLILVLLFTITGQRHAYAWALDHRVHHKYSETDADPHNAKRGFFFAHVGWLFTTPHPDVEEKRAAVDMSDLEADGIVMWQKKYYIPLFALLAIGLPVWVPWYFWNETLWTSFWVNFNFRFCVTLNIAFFVNSVAHMWGQRPYDKYISPVENIAVSIAALGEGWHNYHHVFPWDYKTGELGDYSLNITTCFIDAFAHIGWAYDRKYVLPEMVRRRAMRSGDGSHVPSVWGYGDTDILQEEVHELERMKDSKCH from the exons ATGTGCAATCAAAAGTTATTCAAAAG TGAATTACGACAAGCAAAAGGATCCAGAATGGCACCCAATTCGAGAGACGGAGTGACGAAGAATGACGTTGTTAATGTAAAAAATCACTGTGATGGGGGTGAGGAGATGAAAATGTACAAACCTGCTATCAAGTGGCCGGATCTGGTGGTTCAAATTTTCATACATGCAGGCTGTGGATATGgactttatttaattttcacagAGGCCAAGTGGCTCACAACACTCTGGG cTTTCTTAACAATCTACATATCTGGCTTTGGAATTACTGCTGGAGCTCATAGATTGTGGTCTCACCGATCGTACAAAGCTACGTGGCCCCTGCGACTGATTCTCGTTTTGTTATTTACGATAACAGGGCAG AGGCACGCGTACGCATGGGCTCTAGACCACAGGGTCCACCACAAATACAGTGAGACTGATGCTGACCCGCACAATGCAAAACGTGGTTTCTTTTTCGCCCACGTTGGTTGGCTCTTTACAACTCCCCATCCCGATGTCGAGGAGAAACGTGCGGCTGTTGACATGAGCGATCTGGAGGCTGATGGAATTGTCATGtggcagaaaaaatattatattccACTTTTTGCTCTTCTTGCCATTGGCTTGCCCGTTTGGGTACCCTGGTACTTCTGGAATGAAACCCTGTGGACATCGTTCTGGGTCAACTTTAATTTTCGCTTCTGCGTTACACTCAATATCGCATTCTTCGTTAATAGTGTCGCCCATATGTGGGGTCAGAGGCCGTATGACAA ATACATTTCTCCAGTAGAGAATATTGCGGTATCGATAGCAGCACTGGGCGAAGGTTGGCATAATTATCATCACGTATTTCCATGGGATTACAAAACCGGTGAGTTGGGTGATTACTCATTGAACATAACGACTTGTTTTATCGACGCATTTGCGCACATCGGATGGGCCTATGATCGTAAGTACGTATTACCGGAAATGGTGCGGAGGAGGGCGATGAGATCCGGCGATGGATCTCACGTACCGAGTGTTTGGGGATACGGTGACACTGACATACTCCAAGAGGAGGTTCACGAGTTGGAGAGGATGAAAGATTCCAAGTGCcattaa
- the LOC135162988 gene encoding acyl-CoA Delta-9 desaturase isoform X3 → MNFSHDATELRQAKGSRMAPNSRDGVTKNDVVNVKNHCDGGEEMKMYKPAIKWPDLVVQIFIHAGCGYGLYLIFTEAKWLTTLWAFLTIYISGFGITAGAHRLWSHRSYKATWPLRLILVLLFTITGQRHAYAWALDHRVHHKYSETDADPHNAKRGFFFAHVGWLFTTPHPDVEEKRAAVDMSDLEADGIVMWQKKYYIPLFALLAIGLPVWVPWYFWNETLWTSFWVNFNFRFCVTLNIAFFVNSVAHMWGQRPYDKYISPVENIAVSIAALGEGWHNYHHVFPWDYKTGELGDYSLNITTCFIDAFAHIGWAYDRKYVLPEMVRRRAMRSGDGSHVPSVWGYGDTDILQEEVHELERMKDSKCH, encoded by the exons atgaatttttctcacGACGCAAC TGAATTACGACAAGCAAAAGGATCCAGAATGGCACCCAATTCGAGAGACGGAGTGACGAAGAATGACGTTGTTAATGTAAAAAATCACTGTGATGGGGGTGAGGAGATGAAAATGTACAAACCTGCTATCAAGTGGCCGGATCTGGTGGTTCAAATTTTCATACATGCAGGCTGTGGATATGgactttatttaattttcacagAGGCCAAGTGGCTCACAACACTCTGGG cTTTCTTAACAATCTACATATCTGGCTTTGGAATTACTGCTGGAGCTCATAGATTGTGGTCTCACCGATCGTACAAAGCTACGTGGCCCCTGCGACTGATTCTCGTTTTGTTATTTACGATAACAGGGCAG AGGCACGCGTACGCATGGGCTCTAGACCACAGGGTCCACCACAAATACAGTGAGACTGATGCTGACCCGCACAATGCAAAACGTGGTTTCTTTTTCGCCCACGTTGGTTGGCTCTTTACAACTCCCCATCCCGATGTCGAGGAGAAACGTGCGGCTGTTGACATGAGCGATCTGGAGGCTGATGGAATTGTCATGtggcagaaaaaatattatattccACTTTTTGCTCTTCTTGCCATTGGCTTGCCCGTTTGGGTACCCTGGTACTTCTGGAATGAAACCCTGTGGACATCGTTCTGGGTCAACTTTAATTTTCGCTTCTGCGTTACACTCAATATCGCATTCTTCGTTAATAGTGTCGCCCATATGTGGGGTCAGAGGCCGTATGACAA ATACATTTCTCCAGTAGAGAATATTGCGGTATCGATAGCAGCACTGGGCGAAGGTTGGCATAATTATCATCACGTATTTCCATGGGATTACAAAACCGGTGAGTTGGGTGATTACTCATTGAACATAACGACTTGTTTTATCGACGCATTTGCGCACATCGGATGGGCCTATGATCGTAAGTACGTATTACCGGAAATGGTGCGGAGGAGGGCGATGAGATCCGGCGATGGATCTCACGTACCGAGTGTTTGGGGATACGGTGACACTGACATACTCCAAGAGGAGGTTCACGAGTTGGAGAGGATGAAAGATTCCAAGTGCcattaa
- the LOC135162988 gene encoding acyl-CoA Delta-9 desaturase isoform X1, with protein sequence MKVNQVLEEKSELRQAKGSRMAPNSRDGVTKNDVVNVKNHCDGGEEMKMYKPAIKWPDLVVQIFIHAGCGYGLYLIFTEAKWLTTLWAFLTIYISGFGITAGAHRLWSHRSYKATWPLRLILVLLFTITGQRHAYAWALDHRVHHKYSETDADPHNAKRGFFFAHVGWLFTTPHPDVEEKRAAVDMSDLEADGIVMWQKKYYIPLFALLAIGLPVWVPWYFWNETLWTSFWVNFNFRFCVTLNIAFFVNSVAHMWGQRPYDKYISPVENIAVSIAALGEGWHNYHHVFPWDYKTGELGDYSLNITTCFIDAFAHIGWAYDRKYVLPEMVRRRAMRSGDGSHVPSVWGYGDTDILQEEVHELERMKDSKCH encoded by the exons ATGAAAGTTAATCAAGTACTGGAGGAGAAAAG TGAATTACGACAAGCAAAAGGATCCAGAATGGCACCCAATTCGAGAGACGGAGTGACGAAGAATGACGTTGTTAATGTAAAAAATCACTGTGATGGGGGTGAGGAGATGAAAATGTACAAACCTGCTATCAAGTGGCCGGATCTGGTGGTTCAAATTTTCATACATGCAGGCTGTGGATATGgactttatttaattttcacagAGGCCAAGTGGCTCACAACACTCTGGG cTTTCTTAACAATCTACATATCTGGCTTTGGAATTACTGCTGGAGCTCATAGATTGTGGTCTCACCGATCGTACAAAGCTACGTGGCCCCTGCGACTGATTCTCGTTTTGTTATTTACGATAACAGGGCAG AGGCACGCGTACGCATGGGCTCTAGACCACAGGGTCCACCACAAATACAGTGAGACTGATGCTGACCCGCACAATGCAAAACGTGGTTTCTTTTTCGCCCACGTTGGTTGGCTCTTTACAACTCCCCATCCCGATGTCGAGGAGAAACGTGCGGCTGTTGACATGAGCGATCTGGAGGCTGATGGAATTGTCATGtggcagaaaaaatattatattccACTTTTTGCTCTTCTTGCCATTGGCTTGCCCGTTTGGGTACCCTGGTACTTCTGGAATGAAACCCTGTGGACATCGTTCTGGGTCAACTTTAATTTTCGCTTCTGCGTTACACTCAATATCGCATTCTTCGTTAATAGTGTCGCCCATATGTGGGGTCAGAGGCCGTATGACAA ATACATTTCTCCAGTAGAGAATATTGCGGTATCGATAGCAGCACTGGGCGAAGGTTGGCATAATTATCATCACGTATTTCCATGGGATTACAAAACCGGTGAGTTGGGTGATTACTCATTGAACATAACGACTTGTTTTATCGACGCATTTGCGCACATCGGATGGGCCTATGATCGTAAGTACGTATTACCGGAAATGGTGCGGAGGAGGGCGATGAGATCCGGCGATGGATCTCACGTACCGAGTGTTTGGGGATACGGTGACACTGACATACTCCAAGAGGAGGTTCACGAGTTGGAGAGGATGAAAGATTCCAAGTGCcattaa
- the LOC135162988 gene encoding acyl-CoA Delta-9 desaturase isoform X4, whose protein sequence is MAPNSRDGVTKNDVVNVKNHCDGGEEMKMYKPAIKWPDLVVQIFIHAGCGYGLYLIFTEAKWLTTLWAFLTIYISGFGITAGAHRLWSHRSYKATWPLRLILVLLFTITGQRHAYAWALDHRVHHKYSETDADPHNAKRGFFFAHVGWLFTTPHPDVEEKRAAVDMSDLEADGIVMWQKKYYIPLFALLAIGLPVWVPWYFWNETLWTSFWVNFNFRFCVTLNIAFFVNSVAHMWGQRPYDKYISPVENIAVSIAALGEGWHNYHHVFPWDYKTGELGDYSLNITTCFIDAFAHIGWAYDRKYVLPEMVRRRAMRSGDGSHVPSVWGYGDTDILQEEVHELERMKDSKCH, encoded by the exons ATGGCACCCAATTCGAGAGACGGAGTGACGAAGAATGACGTTGTTAATGTAAAAAATCACTGTGATGGGGGTGAGGAGATGAAAATGTACAAACCTGCTATCAAGTGGCCGGATCTGGTGGTTCAAATTTTCATACATGCAGGCTGTGGATATGgactttatttaattttcacagAGGCCAAGTGGCTCACAACACTCTGGG cTTTCTTAACAATCTACATATCTGGCTTTGGAATTACTGCTGGAGCTCATAGATTGTGGTCTCACCGATCGTACAAAGCTACGTGGCCCCTGCGACTGATTCTCGTTTTGTTATTTACGATAACAGGGCAG AGGCACGCGTACGCATGGGCTCTAGACCACAGGGTCCACCACAAATACAGTGAGACTGATGCTGACCCGCACAATGCAAAACGTGGTTTCTTTTTCGCCCACGTTGGTTGGCTCTTTACAACTCCCCATCCCGATGTCGAGGAGAAACGTGCGGCTGTTGACATGAGCGATCTGGAGGCTGATGGAATTGTCATGtggcagaaaaaatattatattccACTTTTTGCTCTTCTTGCCATTGGCTTGCCCGTTTGGGTACCCTGGTACTTCTGGAATGAAACCCTGTGGACATCGTTCTGGGTCAACTTTAATTTTCGCTTCTGCGTTACACTCAATATCGCATTCTTCGTTAATAGTGTCGCCCATATGTGGGGTCAGAGGCCGTATGACAA ATACATTTCTCCAGTAGAGAATATTGCGGTATCGATAGCAGCACTGGGCGAAGGTTGGCATAATTATCATCACGTATTTCCATGGGATTACAAAACCGGTGAGTTGGGTGATTACTCATTGAACATAACGACTTGTTTTATCGACGCATTTGCGCACATCGGATGGGCCTATGATCGTAAGTACGTATTACCGGAAATGGTGCGGAGGAGGGCGATGAGATCCGGCGATGGATCTCACGTACCGAGTGTTTGGGGATACGGTGACACTGACATACTCCAAGAGGAGGTTCACGAGTTGGAGAGGATGAAAGATTCCAAGTGCcattaa
- the LOC135162990 gene encoding acyl-CoA Delta-12 desaturase — MEKKLADKRDTQWIYVLWYIHLYILGTYGLYKVADATWPTLFFGVFVVLMGSLGITVGAHRHWAHQSFEAHWFTKLWFMIFHTLAGVGPIYDWVLAHRIHHKFYGTERDPYNHNKGFLYSHLMTNLMSNPENYEQTAKQIDMRDIESDKILWVQRKFYWVLFIVIGLLLPINAPAEYWGESITNSVFVLGFLRLAILMNISFLVNSAMHIWGLKLTDKYPPDDNLVFLLNRSFWLNYHYLLPWDWRTDEFGGYDTGATSFTIKCLNELGLINNLKTSSSDLVRNALYKAATSKKTTSEILDELKEGAEYETAKINLHYHH; from the exons atggagaagaaATTGGCGGATAAGCGCGACACCCAGTGGATCTATGTGCTCTGGTATATTCACCTTTACATATTGGGGACTTACGGCCTTTACAAAGTAGCTGACGCCACGTGGCCCACTTTATTTTTCg gAGTTTTCGTGGTGTTAATGGGGTCACTGGGGATAACAGTGGGAGCCCATCGTCACTGGGCCCATCAGTCTTTTGAGGCCCATTGGTTCACAAAACTGTGGTTCATGATTTTTCACACTCTGGCTGGTGTT GGACCAATCTACGACTGGGTTCTCGCTCACAGAATTCACCATAAGTTTTATGGAACGGAAAGGGACCCCTACAACCACAACAAAGGTTTTCTTTACAGTCACCTCATGACGAATCTCATGAGCAACCCAGAGAATTACGAGCAGACGGCCAAGCAGATTGACATGAGGGACATCGAGTCTGATAAAATACTCTGGGTTCAGAGAAA GTTCTATTGGGTCCTGTTCATCGTGATTGGTCTCCTCCTGCCAATAAATGCTCCGGCGGAATACTGGGGTGAATCAATAACAAATTCAGTATTTGTCCTCGGATTTCTGCGGCTAGCGATTCTGATGAACATCTCATTCCTAGTGAACAGTGCAATGCACATCTGGGGACTGAAGTTAACAGACAA atatCCACCAGACGACAATCTAGTATTTTTACTCAATAGATCATTCTGGTTAAATTACCACTATCTCCTACCCTGGGACTGGAGAACCGATGAATTCGGTGGTTACGATACAGGGGCAACAAgttttacaataaaatgtTTGAACGAACTTGGATTGATTAATAATCTGAAGACTTCGTCGAGTGATCTCGTGAGAAATGCCCTGTACAAAGCAGCAACAAGTAAAAAAACAACTTCTGAAATTCTAGATGAACTCAAAGAAGGCGCTGAATACGAAACTGCCAAAATCAATCTTCATTACCACCACTGA